The Pseudomonadota bacterium genome has a window encoding:
- a CDS encoding zinc ribbon domain-containing protein, with the protein YQEITPNGTSQKCSRCGNIVKKYLAVRVHNCPFCGLSLDRDINAALNILQKAWIEPSWRGGVSMPLVEARSWLL; encoded by the coding sequence TATCAAGAGATTACCCCTAACGGAACATCTCAAAAATGTTCCCGATGTGGCAATATTGTCAAAAAGTATCTTGCTGTTAGAGTTCATAATTGTCCTTTTTGTGGGCTGTCTCTTGATAGAGATATAAATGCAGCCCTGAACATCTTACAAAAGGCTTGGATTGAGCCTTCGTGGAGAGGCGGTGTATCAATGCCCCTCGTTGAAGCGAGAAGCTGGCTGCTTTAG